The segment ACGGGCCCGGGGTGGCCGGGGGCAGGAGACGGCGCGCGAGGGAGGGTGCGGGTCTGGGGGAACGGGAGGCGGCGCGAGGCGGGAGCGAGCGGCCGGGAGGCGGGAGCGAGCGGGAGGGGCGCCCCCGGCGCGgagcggggaggggcgggcgccCACCTTTGTGCATGCCGGTGTAGGGGTCCTTGAGCACCGTGAGCTCGTGGATGCGGCCGAACTGCTCGAAGAGCGGCTTGAGGTCCTGCTCGTCCAGGTCGCGCGGGATCTGCCCCACGAACAGCTTGATGGCGTCGTGGTCCTTCGCGCCGTCGGACTGGCCGCCGGGGGGCTCGGGCCCGCTGCTGCCCACGGGCGACGGCCgcggctgcaggagctgctgctgctgccggcgcgcCTCGCTCTCCGTCAGGCGGGCCATGGCGGGCGCGGGACCGAGCGGCGGCGGCGGACTCGCAGCTGGAGCGGCCGacgcgccccgcgccccccgcccgccgccgccgccgccgccgcggccgccgccgccgccgccgccaccaggACCACAAAGGCGGCTCGGCAGCGGCCCCTGGCGGCCGCCCGCGCGCGCACCTGCGGGGCGCGCATCCCCGGGGCGCGCACCCCCGAGCCCGGCGCAGGCGCGGGGCCCGAGCGAGGATGGGGCGGgacacctgctccccaccccggGAACCGGAGCAGGCGGCACAGGAGGCGGCTCGCAGCTGCCCCGGGCACGGGAAGGGGCGCACGGCCCCGCGCGCGTGGGTCCTGATTCGTGGGAGGGACGGAGGTAGCGCTCCCGACCTCCTGGTCACTCCCGATGCCTGCGGCAGCCGCGGCTGGGTcgggggctccatccgggtctcgcccgcgggtgcaggggccccagcacttgagcccgCCAGGGCGCCCGTCCGCGAAGTCGGGACTCAGGCCCAGGCGCTCCGGCGCGGGCCGCGCACCTCTCCTcgcccagcgccggccccaggcgcCTCAGCGGCGGGACCCAGCACCCTGCCAGGCCCCGTGCGCGCCGCCCCGGCTGTCACACCTCCGACCAGACCCCGGCACGTGCGCCCGCCTGGCCGCGACTCGAAGCCAGGCTGCACCTGCCGTTCGCACAGTGAAAGGGGCGCGTCACGGTGAAAGCCACCGCGTTCAACGGCGATCGAGGGCGGCAGCCTGGCGCCAgctctgcctgggccctgcccgctccccgctggGACCCCTGGCCGCGGCTCGGAGCGCGCGGGGTCGCGCCGGCCCCACGGCCCGGCTCCAGGCCGCCGGCCGCGCCCACAGCCCAGCGCCCTGCTGAGCGCCCCGAAGGCGGCAGGGGTGGCTGGGCCCGGCCGCCCCCTGAGCCCCTGCCTGGCTCGGGGGGCGAAGCAGGGCACGGAGGACCCCCACCCCCGTCCACAGACAATAAATGCGTATTTCCTTAAAGCACGGAGCGGTGCAGGCCAGGCAAGGTCTGCGCGGCCCCGGCTCCACAggggctcccccaccccgggaacaCCCTGCCGCCCCCACGCCCGCCACGCGCAGCAGGGGGGGGTCTGACCTCCGGCCCGGCCCCACCCCAGGGTCGCAGCGGGCGCCGGGGGCCTCCGCACGTGGCCCGGGACCGCCCTCGGCACGTGGAGCGCGCTGTAAcggatgcatttttttaaaacaatttttttatttgaaagagcggggggggggggctctcccATCCCCTGGGCCCCCAAATGGCGtcgacagccaggactgggccgggtcgaagccaggagccaggcgctgcttccgggtctcccacgggggtgggaGCACCGGCCGGGCGCTTGTCCATCACTGCGCATGCTCAGGGAGCTGgcccggaagtggagcagccgggactcgaacctcaGCCCCGAGGTGGATGGacttttaggtatttatttgtaaggcccatccgctgggtcaccccagatggccgcaatggctggggctaagccaggggccaggggctccatccgggtctcccgcgcaggTGTCACCGCGGCCGCCCGGGTGCGCCACAGCTGGCCGGCCCCAGCCTGGTTTCGCGGGGCGGCCTCGTGGGTCGCCTGCTGAAGCCGCGCGTGTCTCTGGGCCCCCTGGCGCGCATGTACAGCGCAGGGACCCCTGCGTGTTCATCATCAGCTAGAGAAGCGCCCAGGCCCCCGTCCACCCGCGGCGGGACGTCTGGTCCACCCTCCGGCCGCCTGGTGGCGTGTCAGGTTCAGGAGCAGCCGCGCGGATCAGGGCAggccagccccccccaccccggtcacACAGCCCTCCCGGCCCCCAGCCCGCCGACGCCCCTGCACACCGGTGCCAGCCCATGCCCACGTGACTCCGCCGTCACCCCCACTTCCTCGGAAGCCCCGGCCCGGCCGTGACACCCCACACCACGTGGGCGCCGAGAGCCTGGGCCCCGCACCGTGGGGGCCTGGAGGGAGCCGCCTGGGCCGTGCGGAGTGAACCGACGGACGAAAGCTCTAAGTATCTTTAAAAACTGCATTCATAGCGTTCACTACAAATGAAAATGATCCTGTCTCTTTAACGACTTTTTAaaatgctctctctcctctccgtCTACTTGAATGgcgggggggagggcgggggggggagaaaggggagagaaatggcagggagctggaccagcagctgggactgagccggCGCCCACGCGGGATCCCTGTGTCGGCCGTGGGCCTCGTGGCGGTCGGGGCAGGCGCTCCCATCCCAGGGCGctcccagagagagagatggggggggagagggggaggggggagggggagggagagggagagggggagggggagggggagggggggaggtcttccatccgctgggtcactccccagatggccgcagcggccagagctgcgctgatccggagccaggagccaggcgctccatccgggtctcccacgtggcccaggcacttggcccatcgtccactgccttcccaggccacagcaggaagctgggtcagccgggactcgaaccggtgtccacgtgggatgcgggcactgcaggccggggctctgCCCAGCTGCTCCCGCGGGGTCAGTGTGCGGGGACACGCGGGCTTTCCCCGAGAGGCGGGCAGTGCTGCCTGAAGCCGCGTCGGGGACCAGGTCGGGCACCGACCTCACTCCAGGACGCCGGTCGGCCCAGCCCCCGGCTTACCCCACCCCTACCCGGCTCCGCACGCAGGGCCGAGTCCGGGGACTCGTGGacctggctggggctgcagggccgAGAGGccgcaccgccccccccccccgcagtccTGGGGGAGGTACCAGCCCCGTACGCGGAGGGGGAAGTGGGGAGGCGGGAGGGCCGGCCCCGGCGCCGCCCGCGAGCCCACTCCGGCCCAGCCCTCCCGTCCTCGGCCCTCCGTGGCTCCCACCTCCCTCGCGGGCGAAGCCAGGTCCCACCGGGGGCGCAGGGCCGCCCAGTCCCCGCCCGCTGTCCCCTCCACACCCCCGGCTCCGTCCTgccccacggccctcccctcgctcaggccccctccctcccgcgggacctgggcaggccaggcagctccccccagccccccagggccGTCTCTGGTTCCGAGCCCATTCCCGGGCAGGCGGCCGGGAGGGGACACGCTGCCCGCCATCCCGTCCCGCAGGGGCCCGGCCCCGCACGCCCCCGGACAGCAGCTCGTTCAATATGGCTTTATTTTTTCGGCGGGCAGCGGCGCCCCACACGCGGCCTGCGCTCCACCTGCGGTCAGGCCCGcggagggcgggggggggaggcggcggcctggggaggggccccggggccTGGGGCTCAGCCTGGCCGCCCGCCCCCCCCCTCACGGGCTCTATTGCTATGGAATCCACACGTGGGGTCTCCCTGAGGTCTGCGCCCCGCGGCCGCCCCCACAGGGGCCTTGGGGTGCCGGGTTGAGGTcggggctccccagggcccagacctccctcctcctcctcctccgcagAGGGCGGGGCCGCCTCTTCTCCCGCGGCGCCCCCCATGCACCCCCTTCCCAGCGGCTCCGGGCCAGGGAGTGTGCGTGGGGCGGgttggggcggggcgggccggggtcCCGGGGCCAGGGGCTCGTCCGCGGCCCCATCCAGCTGCGGCCTGGCCCCGGGCCCTGCGCTGCGCTGCGAGGTCCgagccgggcgggggcgggggcggcgcggtCACTGCGCTTTGGCCTTGACGAGCAGCCGCTGCACCCACTTGTACAGGAGGTCGAAGtgctggggggggcggggcgtgAGGCCACGGCCTGGGcgaccccccgcccccccccgccagcccccGCGGCCGCGCTCACCTGCACCGCCGCGTAGGCCACGCCCAGGTAGGCACCGATGCACAGGGCCAGCAGGAGGTCGAAGATGGCGGGCTTcaccctgggcggggcggggcggggacggtcagcccgggaggggcggggccgggggacGGTCAGCCCGGGCGGGGGGGGCGGtcagcccgggaggggcggggccgggggacGGTCAGCCCGGGAGGGGGGGGCCAAGGtcagcccgggaggggcggggccgaggggccGGGCGGGCACCCACCTGTAGGCGTTCATCACCTGCTTCAGCTGGTCGTAGAACACGAACTCGGGGTCCCTGCGGGGGGCAGGCTCAGCGGGGGACGTAGGGGGGCTCCCAgccgcaccccccccccgccgACCCTTGGCAGTAGATCCCCGGGGGAGGAGCCGCCCCCCGAGGCTCCCtccggctccccccgcccccctcggctcccccgcccccccgcggctcccccgccccccgcgccccccggctccccccccgccccctcccgccccccccgTGCCCAGGGCGCGCGCTCACCGCTTGTCGGCCTTGACGTGGTGCTGGCGCACGTCCTTCAGGTAGCGGCTCAGGAAGTGGCCGAGCGTGCAGAGGAACGTGCCGTCCTTGTCCAGCAGCTGCGCGGCCCGCGGCTGGCTCGTCAGCCAGTCCATCACCGAGTCCAGCTGCTCgcgctgcacctgctgggggcgCCGTcaggccccgcccgccccgccccgtccccgccccccgccgcagccccgccccgccctcaccATCTGCTCCGTGAACACCGGCATGTCCGGCGGCGTCCCCTGCGGAGAGAGCCAGCGctgcgggcggggccgggggcggggcggggaggcaggggcggggcggggaggcaggggcggggccagcggCCAGGGTCGGGGTccgggcaggcaggggcgggtccgggcaggcagaggcccggccgggcggggggggggggcggggcgggcggggcctggtgggcagggggcggggccggccgggtgtggggcggggccgggcagccAGGGGCGGGGTccgggagggcagggggcgggaccggcagccgggggcggggccgggcgaaGCTCACCTTCTCAGTCAGGTTGTAGATGACCCGGGTCAGG is part of the Oryctolagus cuniculus chromosome 16, mOryCun1.1, whole genome shotgun sequence genome and harbors:
- the LOC138845748 gene encoding actin nucleation-promoting factor WAS-like, encoding MAGAGPSGGGGLAAGAADAPRAPRPPPPPPPRPPPPPPPPGPQRRLGSGPWRPPARAPAGRASPGRAPPSPAQARGPSEDGAGHLLPTPGTGAGGTGGGSQLPRAREGAHGPARVGPDSWEGRR